A stretch of DNA from Noviherbaspirillum sedimenti:
TCCCAGCCAACAAAACCTTTATTTTATGGAAACTCATTTAGAATGAAAGGTTATTGTTTGCCGCTCAAATGTGCGCGCCGGCCCGCCCGGCGCGATCCGGCGATGTAAGTCACCGGCACATCGAACGCGTCAATGGCCAAGACACCGAGCATGGAAAACCTTTTAAAACATCTGGTGGAAATCACGGGACACCGTGACCATAACCTGCTGGATATCTCCATTATTTCAGCGCTCAGCGATCTGGTGGGCGCAAGGCAGGCGCGCGTGCTCGAAATCTTCCGCGTGCGTGAGGAAACCTTCGTGCGTCCGCGCGTGTGGCTCAAGGATGGCCAAGCGGTTTCGATGGAAGAACATGCCGAGGGCGACCAGAGCGGCGAGCCGATCAGTGATTTTCCGGCACTCGTGACGTGCATGGAACAGCACAGTGTAAGCATCGAGGAAACCACTGCCGAAAACGAACATGTGCTGTGGATACCGGTCTGGCTGAACGAAAAAGTCAGCACTTGCCTGCACATCGTCAATGCGACGCCGTATACGCCAGCGATGAAGGATGTCATGAACGGCATCCTGAATGTGTATCGCAATTTCCAGAATCTGCTCGATTACAGCGAACGCGATTCACTGACCGGCCTCCTGAACCGCAAGACTTTCGACGAGAAATTCTCGAAGATGACTGCCTATATCGCGCCGCCCGACAGCACCGGGCAGGAGGGCGACGAGCGGCGCAGCAGCGACGAAGTGCGCGAGCACTGGATGGCGATGGTCGATATCGACCATTTCAAGCGCATCAACGATACCTTCGGCCACCTGTATGGCGATGAAGTGCTGATCCTGGTAGCCAATCTGCTGCGCGCCTCGTTCCGCGCGCAAGACCGCATCTTCCGCTTCGGCGGCGAGGAATTCATGATCCTGCTGCGCTCGACCACGCTGGAGGATGCCCGCAGGATATTCGAACGCTTCCGCGCCAGCGTCGAGCAATACAGCTTTCCGCAAGTCGGCCAGGTCACGGTCAGCCTGGGC
This window harbors:
- a CDS encoding GGDEF domain-containing protein → MENLLKHLVEITGHRDHNLLDISIISALSDLVGARQARVLEIFRVREETFVRPRVWLKDGQAVSMEEHAEGDQSGEPISDFPALVTCMEQHSVSIEETTAENEHVLWIPVWLNEKVSTCLHIVNATPYTPAMKDVMNGILNVYRNFQNLLDYSERDSLTGLLNRKTFDEKFSKMTAYIAPPDSTGQEGDERRSSDEVREHWMAMVDIDHFKRINDTFGHLYGDEVLILVANLLRASFRAQDRIFRFGGEEFMILLRSTTLEDARRIFERFRASVEQYSFPQVGQVTVSLGFVKISAQTPVVLVGHADQALYYAKTHGRNQVCHYEELIAAGLLYSGVSNDSVEFF